The stretch of DNA CTCCAAGGCATTGTCTGTAACGAAAAACGTgacaaatgtgacaaaaacataaaagttGAGCCCCGACAGGTAAGGGTTTTGTTTTTCAACCTTGGAATAATTgagcggtttttttttttctttaaaaaaagccttttaaaaaaatcttaatataaTACAGTATTCCTTTACTTTTTGTGTAGacctatttaatatatatatatatatatgtatatatatatatatatatatataaaaccatacCCAGTATATCAGTAGCCTACTGATAACTCAGCAAATAATTGtaatttgatgtttttcattATGCAGGTTTTTGATCAACTCAAGCAAGTgaattttactaaaaataattattctGTTTCATTTGATTCCAATGGAGACCCTGTGGCCACCTATGAACTTGTGAATTGGCAGCTTCAAGGAGACGGTTCAATTGATTTTGTGACAGTGGGTCAATATGATGCATCCCAGCCTAAAGGCCAAGAATTCGGTCTGAGCAAAGATATAATTTGGTTTGATGGCAGTGAAAAGGTATACGTGTTGTTCTATTCTCTGTGAGATTATTACTCTGTgtaattatttttgaatgtttttttaaaacttataacattataaacacaCCTGTTCTTTATGTATGTCATACTCTTCAATTAAACATTCTAAGCATTCAACAACATTCTTTTAGTCACGTTCTTGCATTTTCGCCCAGAGCCTTTAATTTCTGACTCTGATGCTCTATCTACCTGTCACCTGTAGGTGCCTGTGTCTGTGTGCAGTAAGAGCTGTCCTCCAGGTACTAGGAAGGCTGTGCAAAAAGGAAGACCTGTCTGCTGTTATGACTGCATTAACTGTGCAGAAGGAGAAATCAGCAATGAGACAGGTGCTTTGTCAGGATATTCTtatacaatatacagtataatagtaatattatacagtttttaagggaaaaaataacaacaatcaAGTAAAAATGGATAATTTCCCTTACACATTGAATGCATGTGACTGTACACACATTATTCATtgtgaatatataaaatatatttatttataattatattataaataactttcaaggtaaaaatatttgttttcaaattatttcataaatatctTCACATTTTTGAGCAACTGAACTACATTTTGTCTGGCATTCCCTGAAAAGTtcaaattatctgatatttaATTATCTGACAGCTACAGTTTCTGCATGTTGGTAGGACTATATGACTTTGctgcaccactttaatttagaagaaaaaaaaacgtttaattGAAAACTTTCTTTACTAAGCAGTGAAGcagttttgttaaaaatattttcataacaatattttaatgaacTACTTTcaagaatttctttcttttaataaggcttttaattaataaagttgTATGTATGAattgtattttgtgtattttaaatgatatataaGGCAAATAAATTAGCATCATGTTATTGATCCTTCTTTATTCCCTCATTTGGTCATACTAAAGCAGTGTTGTCTGATTTCCTGTATGTCTCCATAGCCGTTAAGCACTAATTTCTTCATCTTCCAGATTCTTTAGAATGCCAAAAATGCCTGCCTGAGTACTGGCCTAATAATGAGAAGGACAAGTGCCTTCTTAAACCAGTGGAGTTTCTCTACTGGGATGAGATCCTTGGGATTATCCTGGCTGCTTTCTCTGTTATTGGCTCTTTAGTGGCTTTGAGCATTACTCTACTCTTCTACAAAAACAGGGCATCTCCGATAGTAAGAGCCAACAACTCAGAACTGAGCTTCCTGCTGCTCTTCTCATTGACTCTGTGTTTCCTCTGTTCACTTACTTTCATTGGTCGGCCCACTGAGTGGTCCTGTATGTTGCGTCACACAGCGTTCGGGATAACTTTCGTCCTCTGTATCTCCTGTGTTCTGGGGAAAACAATAGTGGTGTTAATGGCCTTCAAAGCTACACTTCCAGGAAGTAATGTTATGAAATGGTTTGGGCCTCATCAACAGAGACTCAGTGTTTTTGCTTTCACTCTTGTACAGGTTCTTATATGTGTACTTTGGTTAACAATATCCCCACCTTTTCCCTACAATAACATGCAACACTACAAAGAAAAGATAATTCTTGAATGCAGTTTTGGATCAGCTATTGGTTTCTGGGCTGTACTGGGTTATATTGGCCTCCTAGCTTTCCTTTGCTTTGTTTTAGCTTTTCTTGCCCGAAAACTGCCTGATAATTTCAATGAGGCTAAATTCATCACATTCAGTATGCTCATATTTTGTGCTGTTTGGATCACCTTTATTCCAGCTTATGTCAGCTCTCCAGGGAAATTTACTGTAGCTGTAGAGATTTTTGCTATTTTAGCTTCAAGCTTTAGTCTGATTCTCTGTATTTTTGCTCCTAAGTGTTTCATTATTGTCTTTAGACCAGAGCAGAAtaccaaaaaacatttaatgggtAAAGTACCATCAAAATCCCTTTGAGACAAATATTTTACATGTTTGTGCtatatgtgcaaaaaaaaaaaaaaaaaaaaaaagatacacaCAATAAATATTCTTTGGTATAGTTTTATGCTTACAAATGTTGGCCTAACAGATGATGTGTAGTATATTCACAACTTGTGTAGTTCATTAATGCTactatattttaacatatttcttgttaagacataaaaataaaaccttttttttttcctcatttaacATTGCTTAATATTTCACTGCTACCCATTCTTACTCCTAAGAACTCTGTGCATTACTATACAGCAGGGGTTGGCAACCTATGGCCGTGTTTCTCATCCGGCGGGTCGCAACCAAAAGTGGGTCGCAAGAGTGTGTTGTGAAGTGTGtaatcaaagaaacaaaaacaaccaCGAAAAAgtacttctaaatgttttactgATGTGAGACTATTATTTTGAAAGACGTGCATGAAAGCTGTTGACTCTTCTGTCAGACACAGTTTAATTAAAAGCTGCCTGAGGAAACaccatataaatgtaaatgtaaccaTACGCTGCATCATGACATTGATGCTACTATAGGAATGCTTCTGCGTGTGCCAATTCCTGAAGCATGTGTGGAAACCCACAAACCCATAACTTCCAAATTTCAAGCCAGGAGTGAAAAAACAAGTAAGTCATGAAATTATCAAAAAGTACCAATAAATTACTTAACTGGTACATTGTGTGTACTGGGAAGGATTTTCATGCAGGTATGGTTAATTCTATTCTTCAGGATCAGTATgcatatgttttattaaaggattagttcacttaaaatgaaaattagcccaagctttactcgtTCTCAAGCCATGCTAGGTGTATacaactttcttctttctgatgaacataatctgagaaatataaataaatatcctgacgcatccgagctttataatggcagtgatagggatcaatgagtatgagctgaagaaagtgcatccttccacatccatccatcatgaagcttgggctaattttcatttcaaagtgaactaatcctttaactaatcctttagttcatgcattcatgacctctagactagattactgtaatgcattactagctggttgtcctacATCTTcaataaacaaactacaattagtccaaaatgcagctgctagagttcttaccaggtcaagaaaatatgatcatat from Ctenopharyngodon idella isolate HZGC_01 chromosome 18, HZGC01, whole genome shotgun sequence encodes:
- the LOC127500323 gene encoding extracellular calcium-sensing receptor-like; the protein is MFFIMQVFDQLKQVNFTKNNYSVSFDSNGDPVATYELVNWQLQGDGSIDFVTVGQYDASQPKGQEFGLSKDIIWFDGSEKVPVSVCSKSCPPGTRKAVQKGRPVCCYDCINCAEGEISNETDSLECQKCLPEYWPNNEKDKCLLKPVEFLYWDEILGIILAAFSVIGSLVALSITLLFYKNRASPIVRANNSELSFLLLFSLTLCFLCSLTFIGRPTEWSCMLRHTAFGITFVLCISCVLGKTIVVLMAFKATLPGSNVMKWFGPHQQRLSVFAFTLVQVLICVLWLTISPPFPYNNMQHYKEKIILECSFGSAIGFWAVLGYIGLLAFLCFVLAFLARKLPDNFNEAKFITFSMLIFCAVWITFIPAYVSSPGKFTVAVEIFAILASSFSLILCIFAPKCFIIVFRPEQNTKKHLMGKVPSKSL